The Terriglobia bacterium genomic sequence TGCGGAAGAACTGCTGCTGCTGATGATCCGTGGCGCCTTTGAGCGCTTGAGCAATGGTCTTCTTATCGATGCACTGCAGAATTTCGCGAATCGCCTGATCATCGAGAATCGAGATATCTTCGAAGACAAACATCAATTCACGGATCGAATTGGCGACCTCGGGTTTGTCGCCGGCGATCTTATCGAGCACCGCGCGGCTGTGCCGCCGGTCCATTCTGTTCAGGAGTTCGGCAACGGCGCGGATACCGCCGTAGGCCTGGTTATGGGCATAGGTTCCGACCGGCTTAAGCTTCTCTTCAAGCACGGCGGAAATCCCGCGAATCACGTCGGGAGAAATGGTTTCCAGGCTCGCCATGCGGATGGCAACATCCGCCTGGATGTCGTCGGGCAATGATTCGAGCAGTTCCGCGGAACTGTTGGGCGCCAGGTGCGCAAGAATCATGGCGATCGTCTGCGGGTGTTCGTTTTGAATGAACTGGGATAACTGAACCGGGTTCAAGCGGTCGATCGCCTCGAAGGCATTCGAGCTCGTGGCGCTGGATGAGAGCCGGTCCATGATGCGTTTGGCCGGGCCGGCGCCCAGGGTGCGGCGAATAACTTTCTTGGCGTAATCGACGCCGCCTTCGGAAACGAAGCGGTTGGCAACAAGCAGCCGGTACAGCTCCTCGGCGGATTTTTCCGCATCTTCGGATGCGATGGGACCGACATTCGAGATCTCTTTCGAAATCGCTTCGATCTCGGCCTCGTTGAGAAACCGAAGTACCTCCGATGCCGTCTCTTCACCGATGAGAACGAAGAGGGTGGCCGCCAGCTTCACATCACCGCTTTTCATTTATGCCTTTCATCCGCGAGCCACATGCGCACCAGTCTGGCTACGG encodes the following:
- the fliG gene encoding flagellar motor switch protein FliG, which codes for MKSGDVKLAATLFVLIGEETASEVLRFLNEAEIEAISKEISNVGPIASEDAEKSAEELYRLLVANRFVSEGGVDYAKKVIRRTLGAGPAKRIMDRLSSSATSSNAFEAIDRLNPVQLSQFIQNEHPQTIAMILAHLAPNSSAELLESLPDDIQADVAIRMASLETISPDVIRGISAVLEEKLKPVGTYAHNQAYGGIRAVAELLNRMDRRHSRAVLDKIAGDKPEVANSIRELMFVFEDISILDDQAIREILQCIDKKTIAQALKGATDHQQQQFFRNMSGRAIEMMKEEMELMGPVKIKDVHAAQQRIVEVVSKLEEKGIINLGGGGGEEYVL